The genomic segment AGGTTTTTGTTTGCCATCGTACGAAAGTTAACGGCATCAATGTCCATTCCCAAGGCAAAAACGCCTGCCGCCTCTGCCTCCAACATTCTTTCAAGTAGGAGAGCTTCGTCCTCTCTCGGTTTGCAAATCAGGATGCCTTTTCCTTCGACTTTTTTCAGTGCCTCAATCATCACCTTATATTTGTCGACGCTAGCACCATCTCCTAACCAAGCCAAGGAGCCAATTTGTTGAAAACTTCTCGTTACGATCTGGGCATAGTCGAGATCGGACATTACATAATTCATATTTGTCCCAACTCCTGTCATGGGAGCTGCCATAATCGGAGTAGCCAACGGAAACGAAAGGAAGGTAGATCGAATATCAGGTACAATGTGTTCGCGAATATAGCTTGGTATGATGTGAAACTCTTGCAAAGCAGAATAATTATCCTGGAATGTGTCCATCTTGCCCACTGCACCCATACCAGGCACACCAGAAGCACAATTGACTCCATCACAAACCTTGCAAACCCAACAAATGTCCTTTCCAAACCTTTGTCTTGCCAAATCATTGACTTCTTTTTCGCTTACGGAATACAAATCGTCCACTTCGAAGCGAATGGTATCTTTTACTTTCTGAAAGATAGCCTCCGCCTCTGCGAGGGTATTTGCTGTAATGATTACGTGTCCTGACTTTTCGATGTTGTTTGTTGGCTCTTTTATGAGATCTCCTGGTTTGGATTGGAGAAAGATCGCATTTACACCATCAATTTTTTTTACATCTTCAGCACCTTGGACATTGACTAACTTTCCTGGATTGGCAATGAGGGATCTCTCAATCGATACTCTTTCGATCACTGGGTCAAGATTGTCCGGTGTCTCACCAAGTGCTATGAGTAAAGCCGCCCGATTTAAATTCACACCAGTTGACAAAGGATAGGTGAAAGCCGACATATAACCACCTGATAAACGAGCAGCAATTTCACCTACTTTCACTCCAGTCTTTGTGACTTTGATATCACCTTTTCCTGCACCTAGGTTGATGCCCAAGGCCTTCATACCAGCAACCATCACCCTTTCGACCTCAGCTAAAATCTCCTTGGGAAGTGCGGAGGGCATATTGTGCCCAATCTCTACAAAATAAGGCTCTCGTTCAATGATCCTATCGGCAATGCCTGTCATCCGAATCTGTCCATTGAATGCTAAAGCATCCACCGATAATTCGGGCCCCTCCATATATTCCTCTAAAATGAGCTCCCCCGTGGGACAGAATCGTTTTGCATGGCGGAAAGCTTGGGGTATTTCATCCTTATGGTTAACCTTAATCACCCCTCGCGAACCCATATTGTCAGCAGGTTTCATCACGAGAGGAAATTGTAAAAAAGCAAGTGCATCTTTTGCATCTTGCAGTGACCAAACGGGAGCAAAGGCAGGGATGGGTACAGAGTGTTCCTTCAAACGTTGCCTCATCTTTACTTTATTTGAGGCAGCTTCGGCATCCACAAAACGTATACCTGGTAAACCAGCAGCGGAGGCAACAGCTGCAACTGTCATAGACGCGTCTGTCCCAGCAGTGATCACACCATGTATCGGTTTGTTTTGGAGATACCGTTTGGCTTCACGAACCATACCCTCTACATCTTTTGTGGACATGATGATTTTTTCGTCGGCAATCTGAAATCCGATGGAATTTGGATTCATATCTGCGACTAAGGTACGAAGTTTCATTGTTTTGGCAGTTTGGATGATTGGAAGCTGAAGGTCCCCACCACCAATGATAAGTATTGTTTTTTCAGCGACTGACTTCAATCAAACCTACCCTATATGATTCGCAAGATCCAAATGGTTTTCTACTTCCTTGAAAGTGATCGATCCTTTCTGAATGATTCCGCCAGCCAAAAGATAATCACCACCAACAGGGTAAAAGGTTGCAGATTGACCAGGTGTTACACTTCGCACATTCGTTAAAAATTGCACAGACCAAAGTTCGCCATGGGAGGTCACCTTACAGGGAACAGGCTGGCTTCTATATCTGATTTGCACCATCATGTCGCGAGTTTCACCCCTTTCCATTTTTGATTGCGCTTGGTAGCAAATATCTTCCAAGACAAAAGACTCACAGTAGGTCTCGATTTCCTCACCTAAGACTACTGTTCCATCGTCCTCAATCGAAAGTACATAGAGAGGATTTTTCCATGCAATCCCTAATCCTTTCCTTTGTCCTATGGTAAAGCCTTCCTTTCCTTGGTGTTTGCCTATGATTTTGCCATCTCTGAGTTTAAAAAAGCCAGGTGTGAATTGCACTCCCTTCTTTTTCAAAAAACTCCTATAATCATTTTCGGGAATGAAGCATATCTCTTGGGATTCTGGTTTATTCGCAACAGGAAGCCCCATTCGAGATGCAAGAGCTCTGACCTCTTCTTTAATCATACCACCCAAAGGGAAAACCGTATTCTTTATATTTTCTTGGCTCAATCCGTACAAATAGTACGCCTGGTTTTTCTTTCCATCGACTGCATTTTGGATGGCATATCTTCCATTGATCTCAATCGTACGTGCATAGTGACCAGTTGCTATCTTTTCAATACCTAATTTTTGAGCTTGTTCAAATAATGCACCAAATTTCACAAAAGTATTGCATTCAACACAAGGGTTAGGTGTTCGTCCATCTTTATAATCTTCAATGAATCGATTGATGACCCTTTCTCCAAATACCTTTTCCATTTTGATCACATAAAAAGGTATATTGAGAGACAATCCAACGTCCCTAGCATCCCTGATGTCCTCAGGGGAACAGCAGGATTTTTTTGTGGTGTCACAGGCGGGAGCTTCATATTCCCAAGTTCTAAGATTCACTCCGATCACATCGTAACCT from the Leptospira ryugenii genome contains:
- a CDS encoding alpha-hydroxy-acid oxidizing protein; its protein translation is MKSVAEKTILIIGGGDLQLPIIQTAKTMKLRTLVADMNPNSIGFQIADEKIIMSTKDVEGMVREAKRYLQNKPIHGVITAGTDASMTVAAVASAAGLPGIRFVDAEAASNKVKMRQRLKEHSVPIPAFAPVWSLQDAKDALAFLQFPLVMKPADNMGSRGVIKVNHKDEIPQAFRHAKRFCPTGELILEEYMEGPELSVDALAFNGQIRMTGIADRIIEREPYFVEIGHNMPSALPKEILAEVERVMVAGMKALGINLGAGKGDIKVTKTGVKVGEIAARLSGGYMSAFTYPLSTGVNLNRAALLIALGETPDNLDPVIERVSIERSLIANPGKLVNVQGAEDVKKIDGVNAIFLQSKPGDLIKEPTNNIEKSGHVIITANTLAEAEAIFQKVKDTIRFEVDDLYSVSEKEVNDLARQRFGKDICWVCKVCDGVNCASGVPGMGAVGKMDTFQDNYSALQEFHIIPSYIREHIVPDIRSTFLSFPLATPIMAAPMTGVGTNMNYVMSDLDYAQIVTRSFQQIGSLAWLGDGASVDKYKVMIEALKKVEGKGILICKPREDEALLLERMLEAEAAGVFALGMDIDAVNFRTMANKNLGSVARNIEQLAKIRSRVKVPFLLKGILSTDDAKLASEFGFDAIVVSNHGGRVLDGLPGTARVLPEIVEAVNDKLPVLVDGGIRSGMDVFRMLALGAKAVLIGRPVAIAAVGGEEAGLRFLLNRYTEELKQSMSITGAKDLSMISSKFLRHKYRN
- the mnmA gene encoding tRNA 2-thiouridine(34) synthase MnmA, translating into MANKGKIIVAMSGGVDSAVAAGLLMEEGYDVIGVNLRTWEYEAPACDTTKKSCCSPEDIRDARDVGLSLNIPFYVIKMEKVFGERVINRFIEDYKDGRTPNPCVECNTFVKFGALFEQAQKLGIEKIATGHYARTIEINGRYAIQNAVDGKKNQAYYLYGLSQENIKNTVFPLGGMIKEEVRALASRMGLPVANKPESQEICFIPENDYRSFLKKKGVQFTPGFFKLRDGKIIGKHQGKEGFTIGQRKGLGIAWKNPLYVLSIEDDGTVVLGEEIETYCESFVLEDICYQAQSKMERGETRDMMVQIRYRSQPVPCKVTSHGELWSVQFLTNVRSVTPGQSATFYPVGGDYLLAGGIIQKGSITFKEVENHLDLANHIG